The Vibrio kanaloae genome has a window encoding:
- a CDS encoding YciI family protein — protein MWYVIFSQDVENSLEKRLSVRPQHLERLQTLHDEGRLLTAGPMPAIDSDNPGEAGFTGSTVIAEFNSLEDAQAWADADPYIDAGVYQNVIVKPFKKVF, from the coding sequence ATGTGGTACGTGATTTTTTCTCAAGACGTCGAAAATTCATTAGAAAAACGCCTAAGTGTTCGCCCACAACATCTAGAACGCCTACAAACACTTCACGATGAAGGCCGACTGTTAACAGCAGGTCCAATGCCAGCGATTGACTCAGATAACCCTGGCGAAGCGGGCTTCACAGGTTCAACTGTAATTGCCGAATTTAACTCTTTGGAAGATGCTCAAGCATGGGCAGACGCTGACCCGTACATTGATGCTGGCGTTTACCAAAATGTGATTGTAAAACCATTCAAGAAAGTATTTTAA
- a CDS encoding GspS/AspS pilotin family protein, with product MKKWIIGSLALALLAGCASSEQDEQRQLEMMAQHRAGVLSAGLPIEYGPLSVMRVLAKNTVIEIMMIYNQDAKGAKPLNQVVDMSVNSYCTSSEVRANLDMGLAYNIKIRNTRGQLMVEKLISKNTCQSSS from the coding sequence GTGAAAAAATGGATTATTGGCTCACTGGCTTTAGCTCTACTTGCAGGCTGTGCTTCAAGTGAGCAAGACGAACAAAGACAGCTAGAGATGATGGCGCAGCACCGAGCTGGCGTTTTATCTGCTGGTCTGCCGATTGAGTATGGCCCACTGTCGGTCATGCGTGTGCTAGCAAAAAACACCGTGATTGAGATCATGATGATTTACAACCAAGATGCTAAAGGTGCAAAACCTTTAAACCAAGTTGTAGATATGAGTGTGAACAGCTACTGCACCAGCTCTGAAGTGAGAGCAAACCTCGATATGGGCTTGGCTTACAACATCAAGATTCGTAACACACGCGGACAATTGATGGTTGAGAAGCTGATCAGCAAAAATACCTGTCAGAGCAGCAGTTAG
- a CDS encoding septation protein A, whose amino-acid sequence MKQILDFIPLIIFFALYKMYDIYTATGALIVASAVQIVLTYLIYKKVEKMQIITFLMVAVFGGMTIFLHDDNFIKWKVTIVYALFAIGLTVSHLMGKSAIKGMLGKEITLPEPVWGKINWAWTLFFTLCAILNVYVAFNLPLDIWVNFKVFGLLIATLLFTLLTGVYIYKHLPKDQHLPKDQ is encoded by the coding sequence ATGAAACAAATTCTTGATTTCATACCCCTCATCATTTTCTTTGCACTTTATAAGATGTACGACATCTATACAGCGACTGGTGCTTTGATCGTTGCATCTGCTGTTCAAATTGTTTTGACGTACTTGATCTACAAGAAAGTAGAGAAAATGCAGATCATCACTTTTCTAATGGTTGCCGTATTTGGTGGCATGACTATCTTCTTGCACGACGACAACTTCATTAAATGGAAAGTAACCATCGTTTATGCGCTGTTCGCTATCGGTCTGACAGTCAGCCACCTTATGGGTAAATCTGCTATTAAAGGTATGTTAGGTAAAGAGATCACACTGCCTGAGCCTGTATGGGGCAAGATCAACTGGGCTTGGACTCTGTTCTTCACTTTGTGTGCGATCCTCAATGTTTACGTTGCCTTCAACCTGCCGTTGGATATTTGGGTTAACTTCAAGGTGTTTGGTCTGCTCATCGCGACCTTGTTGTTCACATTACTGACAGGTGTATATATTTATAAGCATTTACCAAAAGATCAGCATTTGCCAAAAGACCAGTAG
- a CDS encoding LysR substrate-binding domain-containing protein: MNRTLPSTKTLLAFLSTARHLNFTRAAHELNVTQGAVSRQVLSFEESLGCDLFYRHARGLSLTPKGEELVPLIQGTIQQLQSALNQIATSPSKIKLNAPSCITSWLLPKLMSFQQAYPEIDVELTSTIKHVFEPSFDPFDAVITYGKKPNQQSIVSQLLFNEQLAPICQAQSIVPSHRINSTSTVIKPHKLAQYTWLHANNEQSDWRLWLEHIGSLDLSSKNNQQFATLDQAMNAAIQGFGIAIGDITLAQQDIDLGRLVKVSEDSVFSGNGYFLIQPKNRQNASLSTLVDWLVDK; encoded by the coding sequence ATGAATCGAACCCTTCCCTCAACCAAAACCTTGCTCGCGTTCTTATCCACCGCAAGGCACCTCAATTTTACTCGAGCGGCACATGAACTTAATGTCACGCAAGGAGCAGTGAGCCGTCAGGTACTGTCGTTTGAAGAAAGTCTTGGCTGTGATCTCTTCTATCGGCATGCTCGCGGGTTGTCGTTAACGCCCAAAGGGGAGGAATTGGTCCCTCTCATTCAAGGGACAATTCAACAACTGCAATCAGCTCTCAATCAAATTGCCACTTCACCCTCTAAGATCAAACTCAACGCGCCAAGTTGTATTACTTCTTGGTTGTTACCTAAGTTAATGTCGTTTCAACAGGCTTACCCCGAGATAGATGTTGAGCTTACATCGACCATCAAGCACGTTTTCGAGCCAAGCTTTGACCCATTTGATGCGGTGATTACCTATGGCAAGAAACCCAACCAACAATCGATTGTTAGCCAACTACTGTTCAACGAGCAACTCGCCCCCATCTGCCAAGCACAGAGTATTGTGCCGAGTCATCGGATAAACAGCACTTCGACTGTTATCAAGCCACACAAACTTGCTCAGTACACTTGGTTACACGCCAACAATGAGCAGAGTGATTGGCGACTTTGGTTGGAGCATATCGGGAGCCTCGACCTTTCAAGCAAGAACAACCAACAATTTGCCACGCTCGATCAAGCCATGAATGCGGCCATTCAAGGGTTTGGGATTGCCATAGGCGATATCACACTCGCTCAGCAAGATATCGATTTGGGCCGATTGGTGAAAGTGAGTGAAGACAGTGTCTTTTCCGGAAATGGTTACTTTTTAATTCAACCAAAGAATCGTCAGAATGCGTCCCTGTCGACTTTAGTAGATTGGCTCGTTGATAAATGA
- a CDS encoding benzoate/H(+) symporter BenE family transporter: MDQVKFSHISTGFIAVFIGYASAAAIIFQAASSAGANQEQIASWFWALGIGMGMSTLLLSWRYKQPIVTAWSTPGAALLISSLDGLTVEQAVAIFLFSSLLITITGLTGVFETLLKRIPTSIASAMLAGVLWMFGIGMFSSMSQEAVIISTMLAAYILAKPRFGNLLIPFILLLAAMMSGIAGKLDLSNVNLTLTQPMFITPDFDWSSLLSVGIPLFIVTMASQNLPGFAVLKANGYNPPASRIITTTGVTGLLLAPFGGFAFNLSALTGAICMSPNADPNPKSRYKAALAVGGFYLLAGVFGTTFVSLFSSVPQSIIVAIAGLALLPTLANSLTTALSDETHREAALFTFLLTASGINFAGVASAFWGLCLGLICYTIKNWQLEVAKTKQTQPKRANTGK, from the coding sequence ATGGATCAAGTTAAGTTTTCTCACATCAGTACTGGTTTCATTGCAGTATTTATCGGTTATGCGAGTGCGGCGGCGATCATTTTCCAAGCTGCTAGCAGTGCTGGCGCGAATCAAGAGCAAATTGCATCTTGGTTTTGGGCACTTGGAATAGGTATGGGCATGTCAACTCTTCTACTGTCATGGCGATATAAGCAACCGATTGTGACGGCTTGGTCTACACCGGGTGCGGCTTTACTCATCTCATCGCTGGATGGACTCACCGTAGAACAAGCCGTCGCGATCTTCCTATTTAGTTCGCTCCTCATCACCATTACAGGTCTAACAGGGGTTTTTGAAACACTTCTTAAGCGAATACCTACGTCAATCGCCTCTGCAATGTTAGCTGGTGTGTTGTGGATGTTTGGCATCGGAATGTTTTCTTCTATGTCTCAAGAAGCTGTCATCATCAGCACTATGCTAGCCGCTTATATTCTCGCTAAACCTAGGTTTGGGAATCTTTTGATACCTTTTATTCTACTACTCGCAGCCATGATGAGTGGCATCGCGGGAAAGTTGGATTTATCGAATGTGAACTTAACGCTGACTCAACCTATGTTCATCACACCCGATTTTGACTGGTCATCTTTATTGAGTGTAGGGATTCCCCTATTTATTGTGACAATGGCATCCCAGAACTTACCGGGTTTCGCCGTATTAAAAGCCAATGGTTATAACCCACCAGCATCTCGAATTATAACCACAACAGGCGTTACCGGTTTATTGCTTGCGCCATTTGGCGGTTTTGCTTTTAATTTGTCGGCACTGACAGGGGCAATATGTATGAGCCCAAACGCGGATCCGAACCCGAAGAGCCGCTACAAAGCGGCTTTAGCTGTAGGCGGTTTCTATTTATTGGCAGGAGTATTCGGAACAACCTTTGTCTCTCTGTTTTCGTCTGTTCCTCAATCCATCATCGTAGCTATCGCTGGGCTAGCTTTGCTACCGACATTGGCTAACAGCTTAACAACCGCACTTTCGGATGAAACACATAGAGAAGCGGCGTTATTCACTTTTTTACTGACCGCATCTGGGATTAACTTTGCCGGAGTCGCCAGCGCATTTTGGGGGCTTTGTTTAGGTTTAATTTGCTATACAATCAAAAACTGGCAGTTAGAAGTCGCTAAAACAAAACAAACCCAGCCCAAACGGGCAAACACAGGAAAATAG
- the yciA gene encoding acyl-CoA thioester hydrolase YciA, protein MTIQSTLNPIGSLLLRTLAMPSDTNAAGQIFGGWIMSQLDLAGGILAKEISNGKIVTVSVSSIEFKQPVSVGDVVCVYGDCTKIGRSSMNIDLEVWVKPVLDHGIGDRYKVCGATFNYVAVDESGKPRAINK, encoded by the coding sequence ATGACTATTCAATCAACTTTGAACCCGATTGGTTCTTTACTTCTTCGCACATTAGCGATGCCTTCTGATACAAATGCAGCAGGCCAGATTTTCGGTGGTTGGATAATGTCTCAACTGGATCTGGCTGGCGGCATACTGGCGAAAGAGATCTCAAACGGAAAAATAGTCACCGTGTCAGTATCAAGCATCGAATTCAAACAGCCAGTTTCGGTTGGCGATGTCGTGTGTGTTTATGGTGACTGCACTAAGATTGGTCGTAGCTCTATGAATATCGACCTAGAAGTATGGGTTAAGCCTGTCCTTGATCACGGCATCGGTGACCGTTACAAAGTATGTGGCGCGACCTTTAACTACGTGGCTGTTGATGAAAGTGGCAAGCCTCGCGCTATCAACAAATAA
- the metE gene encoding 5-methyltetrahydropteroyltriglutamate--homocysteine S-methyltransferase: MTTTTHILGYPRIGEKRELKFTLEKYWRGEIDQSELKQLGSELRNRNWNVQAEANLSFATAGDFAWYDHVLTTTLLLGHVPKRHAGGSEDEKAFPDLDTLFRVGRGQSQTQIQSQKQPTCCGGKHGSESAKDGAAASDMTKWFNTNYHYIVPEFSKDDSFEVSWPQLFDEVSEAIKAGHKVKPVLLGPLSYLYLGKEVEEGFDRLTLLPRLLTAYQTILAKLAKLGVEWVQIDEPILSLELEKPWVESFKLAYQVIQGDVKLLLTTYFDSVTDTLDKIVELPVNGLHIDLAAAPQQLDEVVTKLPEDWVLSAGAINGRNVWRADLAAQLEKLQPVKEKLGDKLWVASSCSLLHSPVDLELEDTLSEEVKSWFAFAKQKVTEVSLLGAALDGDQNAILACETYSQPIVARKSATHVNKPQVQARINTITKALAERSAPYAERASHQSEVLGLPLLPTTTIGSFPQTGEIRVQRSAYRTGKLSEAEYNTALKGHIADAVKRQEALDLDVLVHGEAERNDMVEYFAENLAGFQTTKFGWVQSYGSRCVKPAIVVADIEREKPMTVEWSTYAQSLTSKQMKGMLTGPVTILCWTFPREDISRKEITNQLAFALRDEVSDLQDAGINIIQIDEPAIREGLPLKKRDHAEYLEWAVDAFKISAASAKPETQIHTHMCYSEFNEIIDSVAALDADVITIETSRSNMELLKAFEEFNYPNAIGPGVYDIHSPNIPSEEWIIDLLKKAAKRIPVERLWANPDCGLKTRNWAETEAALANLVSATKTLRKEWESAEA; the protein is encoded by the coding sequence ATGACTACAACAACGCATATTCTTGGCTACCCACGTATCGGTGAAAAACGCGAACTTAAATTCACATTAGAGAAGTATTGGCGCGGTGAGATTGATCAATCTGAGCTCAAGCAGCTCGGCAGCGAATTGAGAAATCGTAACTGGAATGTACAAGCTGAGGCGAATCTAAGCTTTGCAACTGCGGGTGACTTCGCATGGTACGACCATGTTCTAACAACGACGTTACTTCTAGGTCATGTACCTAAGCGACACGCTGGTGGTAGCGAAGACGAAAAAGCCTTCCCAGACTTAGATACCTTGTTCCGCGTTGGTCGCGGGCAATCTCAAACTCAAATACAATCTCAAAAGCAGCCAACTTGTTGTGGCGGGAAACATGGCTCAGAAAGCGCTAAAGATGGTGCTGCGGCGTCTGACATGACCAAATGGTTCAACACTAATTACCATTACATTGTGCCTGAATTCAGTAAGGACGATTCGTTTGAAGTGAGCTGGCCACAACTGTTTGATGAAGTGAGTGAAGCGATTAAAGCGGGGCATAAGGTGAAGCCAGTTCTTCTCGGCCCGCTGTCTTACTTATATCTCGGCAAAGAAGTTGAAGAGGGTTTTGACCGCTTAACCTTGCTCCCGCGTCTGCTTACTGCTTATCAAACTATTCTGGCAAAACTCGCTAAGTTGGGCGTTGAGTGGGTTCAAATCGATGAACCAATCCTTTCTTTGGAACTTGAAAAGCCATGGGTAGAGTCATTCAAGTTGGCATATCAAGTGATTCAAGGCGATGTGAAGTTATTACTTACCACCTACTTTGATTCGGTGACTGACACGTTAGATAAAATCGTGGAACTGCCCGTCAACGGTTTACATATCGATTTGGCTGCCGCTCCGCAACAACTCGATGAAGTGGTGACTAAGCTACCTGAAGATTGGGTGCTTTCTGCAGGTGCAATCAATGGACGCAATGTTTGGCGAGCAGACTTAGCCGCTCAGCTAGAAAAACTACAACCTGTGAAAGAGAAATTAGGCGATAAGCTTTGGGTCGCAAGTTCATGTTCATTGCTGCACAGCCCGGTTGACCTTGAGTTAGAGGATACACTCAGCGAAGAAGTGAAGAGTTGGTTTGCTTTCGCGAAACAGAAAGTCACGGAAGTTAGCTTATTGGGTGCTGCGCTTGACGGCGATCAAAATGCCATTTTAGCGTGTGAGACGTATAGCCAACCGATTGTTGCGCGCAAGAGCGCGACTCATGTGAACAAGCCGCAAGTTCAAGCTCGTATTAACACTATTACCAAAGCGCTAGCGGAGCGTAGTGCTCCTTATGCAGAACGCGCTTCACACCAATCTGAGGTGCTGGGTTTACCGTTATTGCCAACTACAACCATTGGTTCGTTCCCACAAACCGGAGAGATCCGTGTACAGCGTAGTGCTTACCGCACCGGAAAACTGAGTGAAGCGGAATATAACACTGCACTGAAAGGCCATATTGCGGATGCCGTTAAGCGTCAAGAAGCCTTAGATTTAGATGTACTGGTTCATGGCGAAGCTGAACGTAATGATATGGTGGAGTACTTTGCTGAAAATCTAGCAGGCTTTCAAACCACTAAATTTGGTTGGGTGCAGAGTTATGGCTCTCGCTGCGTGAAACCAGCGATTGTAGTCGCGGATATAGAACGTGAGAAACCGATGACGGTGGAATGGTCGACCTATGCCCAATCTCTGACCTCGAAGCAGATGAAAGGGATGCTGACAGGCCCTGTCACTATCTTATGTTGGACATTCCCACGTGAAGACATCTCACGCAAAGAGATCACTAATCAATTGGCATTTGCGCTGCGTGATGAAGTGTCTGACCTACAAGATGCAGGAATCAATATTATTCAGATTGATGAACCAGCGATTCGTGAAGGTTTACCATTGAAAAAACGTGACCACGCAGAATATTTAGAATGGGCCGTCGATGCCTTTAAGATCTCGGCCGCGAGTGCTAAACCAGAGACGCAAATTCATACTCACATGTGCTACAGCGAGTTCAACGAAATCATTGATTCAGTGGCCGCATTAGACGCCGATGTGATTACCATTGAAACCTCTCGTTCAAATATGGAACTATTGAAAGCGTTTGAAGAGTTTAACTATCCGAATGCGATAGGCCCGGGTGTTTACGATATTCACTCGCCAAACATCCCTTCAGAAGAGTGGATTATTGATTTACTTAAGAAAGCGGCAAAGAGAATTCCGGTTGAACGTTTATGGGCAAACCCTGACTGCGGACTGAAGACGCGTAACTGGGCTGAGACAGAAGCCGCCTTGGCCAACCTTGTATCGGCGACGAAGACACTGCGTAAAGAGTGGGAATCAGCTGAGGCATAG
- a CDS encoding DUF4250 domain-containing protein, with translation MDLSNVKSLDSIILLGIVNEKLRLECDSFEELISMYEMDTESVVGKLDMLGYQYDPLTNQFKSYSR, from the coding sequence ATGGATTTAAGCAACGTCAAAAGTCTGGATAGCATTATTTTGCTTGGAATTGTGAATGAGAAACTTCGTTTAGAGTGCGATAGCTTTGAAGAGCTGATCAGTATGTATGAAATGGATACTGAAAGTGTTGTGGGTAAGTTGGATATGCTTGGCTATCAATACGATCCACTGACTAACCAGTTTAAGTCTTATTCGAGATAA
- a CDS encoding LysR substrate-binding domain-containing protein, whose amino-acid sequence MIELKHLRTLTTLRDSGSLTATATSLHLTQSALSHQLKDLEARIGGQLFLRKTRPVKFTSEGEILLKLADEIQPRIAKAENELASLKEDVNGRLHMAIECHSCFQWLMPALKEYQVAWPSVTLDFSSGFGFEPLPALMAGELDLVITSDIQPRSEVHYEPLFDFEMRLITAINSPLAEKPSIDPQDLSNVTMLSYPVQKQRLDVVKHFLQPAGVEPNKWKQADNTLMLVQMVSAGLGVAALPNWAISEFLRQGLIASKPLGDGLSRRLFAAVRNSEKDKRYLQAFFSTARQQSKSHLDGIEVV is encoded by the coding sequence ATGATAGAGCTTAAACATCTTCGAACATTGACCACCTTGAGAGACAGCGGCTCACTGACAGCAACGGCAACCTCTCTTCATCTGACGCAATCGGCGCTTTCTCACCAATTGAAAGACCTTGAGGCTCGTATTGGCGGTCAGCTTTTCCTGCGCAAAACTAGGCCAGTAAAATTCACCTCTGAAGGTGAGATTCTGCTTAAGCTCGCCGATGAGATACAACCAAGAATTGCTAAAGCAGAAAACGAACTCGCAAGCCTAAAAGAGGATGTGAATGGTCGTTTGCACATGGCGATCGAATGTCACTCATGCTTCCAATGGTTAATGCCCGCTTTGAAGGAATACCAAGTGGCTTGGCCAAGCGTAACGCTCGATTTTTCATCAGGCTTTGGTTTTGAACCGCTACCCGCATTAATGGCGGGCGAGCTAGACTTGGTGATCACCTCAGACATTCAGCCCCGTTCAGAGGTTCACTATGAACCACTCTTTGATTTCGAGATGCGTTTGATCACGGCTATTAATTCACCTTTAGCAGAGAAGCCAAGCATCGACCCACAAGATCTTAGTAATGTGACAATGCTTTCCTATCCCGTTCAGAAGCAACGTCTCGATGTAGTGAAACACTTTTTGCAACCTGCAGGTGTAGAGCCGAATAAATGGAAACAGGCAGATAACACATTAATGTTGGTGCAAATGGTATCAGCTGGTCTAGGGGTCGCAGCCCTACCAAACTGGGCGATCAGTGAATTTTTAAGACAAGGTTTAATCGCTAGTAAACCATTGGGCGACGGCTTATCGCGACGACTATTTGCTGCGGTAAGAAACTCAGAAAAAGACAAACGCTATCTACAAGCTTTCTTTAGCACAGCAAGACAGCAAAGTAAGAGTCACCTTGATGGTATTGAAGTCGTTTAA
- a CDS encoding helix-turn-helix domain-containing protein has protein sequence MNENMSKNVNTEDRLNVMGSLNAEGRLKADEVSNAGEALSVQNNLNVKTELQVSQNLKRIRKEKGWSLDATAKATGVSKAMLGQIERGESSPTVAKLWQIATGFNVSFSSLILPSSNNELVSLFRDANILRDESLKDGFSVSVVFPFEPSVGFELYELRLAENYQHFSEPHSAGVTEHILCISGQMAVFFDDSWHELSSGQAVRFNAEQRHGYKNTGQEKAIFHNIIHYPNQWQRS, from the coding sequence ATGAACGAAAACATGTCGAAAAACGTGAATACAGAAGACCGCTTGAATGTAATGGGTAGCCTGAATGCCGAAGGTCGTTTGAAAGCAGATGAAGTTTCGAATGCAGGAGAAGCTTTAAGTGTACAAAATAACTTGAACGTGAAAACCGAATTGCAGGTAAGCCAAAATCTAAAGCGGATTCGTAAAGAAAAAGGATGGAGCCTCGATGCGACCGCGAAAGCGACTGGGGTAAGCAAAGCTATGCTTGGTCAGATTGAGCGTGGTGAGTCTAGTCCAACGGTCGCAAAACTATGGCAAATAGCGACTGGGTTTAATGTGTCATTCTCAAGTTTGATTTTGCCTTCTTCAAACAACGAACTGGTGAGCTTGTTCCGAGATGCGAATATATTACGCGACGAAAGTTTGAAGGACGGTTTCTCGGTAAGTGTTGTGTTCCCTTTTGAGCCATCTGTAGGCTTCGAATTGTATGAGCTTAGGTTGGCAGAAAACTATCAACATTTCTCTGAACCTCATAGTGCCGGTGTGACGGAGCATATTTTGTGTATTTCAGGTCAAATGGCGGTTTTCTTTGATGATAGTTGGCATGAGTTAAGCTCGGGACAAGCCGTTCGTTTTAATGCAGAACAGCGTCATGGTTATAAAAATACAGGGCAAGAAAAAGCCATTTTCCACAATATTATCCATTACCCTAATCAATGGCAGCGGTCATAG
- a CDS encoding YgiQ family radical SAM protein, whose product MDALGWDSCDIIIVTGDAYVDHPSFGMAIIGRLLEAQGFRVGIIAQPKWDSKDAFMELGRPNLFFGITAGNMDSMINRYTSDRKLRHDDAYTPNNEGGKRPDRATLVYSQRCREAYKGTPIVLGGIEASLRRVAHYDYWSDKVRRSVLFDAKADILLFGNAERALVEVAHRIADGEDMSTLTNIRGTAINIAAAPEGFKIIDSSRIEKPNKAYVPVNPYEVETQCDTKKDEKVEEVKAQPIAIRPSRHDAKTTAVRIPAFEKLNNDRILYAHASRILHLETNPYSGRALIQRHGDRELWVNQAPIPLTTEEMDYVFGLAYKRVPHPMYGKAKIPAYDMIKTSVNIMRGCFGGCSFCSITEHEGRIIQNRSKESILDEIEDIKDKVPGFTGTISDLGGPTANMYRLGCSDPKAEINCRRPSCVFPKICEKLNTDHQHTIDLYRSARKVPGIKKVMVASGVRYDLAIESPEYVRELVTHHVGGYLKIAPEHTEKGPLDLMMKPGMGTYDRFKEMFEKYSAEAGKKQYLIPYFISAHPGTEDEDMLNLALWLKKHNYECDQVQNFYPSPMCNATSMYYSETNPLKRVKYKKREDVPVPKGDRQRRLHKALLRYHDPENWKIIREALIDMGKKHLIGDKPGCLIPEEDFDTQTPAQRRKSGRHGSQRFATKHSKAQPGLGGESPRNHSKPGGNKPKPGGKKPTGSQNNGNQGNGKQNGNDNKPATGFIKKAPGSQQSQGNSSGNSKPNRSKAGNGQGGKPASNGKNRQRATQR is encoded by the coding sequence ATGGATGCTCTTGGATGGGATAGCTGTGACATAATTATTGTAACGGGCGACGCTTATGTCGATCACCCAAGCTTTGGTATGGCTATCATTGGCCGTTTGCTTGAAGCTCAAGGCTTCCGCGTGGGCATTATTGCCCAACCTAAGTGGGACAGTAAAGATGCCTTCATGGAACTGGGTAGACCTAACCTATTCTTCGGCATCACAGCGGGTAACATGGACTCCATGATCAACCGCTACACCTCTGATCGCAAATTACGTCACGATGATGCTTACACGCCAAACAACGAAGGTGGCAAGCGTCCTGACCGTGCAACTCTGGTTTACTCTCAACGCTGCCGTGAAGCTTATAAAGGCACGCCAATCGTGCTTGGTGGTATCGAAGCAAGTTTACGCCGAGTTGCACACTACGATTACTGGTCAGATAAAGTCCGTCGCTCTGTACTGTTTGATGCAAAAGCTGACATTCTTCTTTTTGGCAACGCTGAGCGTGCGCTAGTTGAAGTAGCACACCGCATTGCTGACGGCGAAGACATGTCTACGCTGACTAATATTCGTGGTACTGCAATCAATATTGCAGCAGCCCCTGAAGGCTTCAAAATCATCGACTCTTCTCGTATCGAAAAGCCGAACAAAGCTTACGTGCCCGTGAACCCGTACGAAGTGGAAACGCAATGTGATACCAAGAAAGACGAAAAAGTGGAAGAAGTAAAGGCACAACCCATTGCCATTCGCCCTTCTCGTCACGATGCAAAAACAACTGCTGTTCGTATCCCTGCATTCGAAAAGCTAAACAACGACCGTATTCTCTACGCTCACGCTAGCCGTATTTTACACCTAGAAACAAACCCGTATTCAGGTCGTGCTTTGATTCAACGTCACGGAGACCGTGAACTTTGGGTTAACCAAGCACCAATTCCATTGACCACAGAAGAGATGGATTACGTATTTGGCCTTGCTTACAAACGTGTTCCTCACCCTATGTACGGCAAAGCGAAGATTCCTGCTTACGACATGATCAAAACCTCTGTGAACATCATGCGTGGTTGTTTTGGGGGTTGTTCTTTCTGTTCAATCACAGAGCACGAAGGTCGTATCATTCAGAACCGTTCGAAAGAATCTATCTTGGATGAAATCGAAGACATTAAAGATAAAGTACCTGGCTTTACCGGTACTATTTCTGACTTGGGTGGCCCAACAGCAAACATGTACCGTTTAGGCTGTTCAGACCCGAAAGCGGAAATTAACTGTCGTCGCCCATCATGTGTTTTCCCGAAAATCTGTGAGAAGCTAAACACAGACCACCAGCACACGATTGACCTTTACCGCTCAGCGAGAAAAGTTCCGGGCATTAAGAAAGTAATGGTCGCATCAGGCGTTCGTTATGACCTTGCGATTGAATCTCCAGAATACGTACGTGAACTTGTAACGCATCACGTAGGTGGTTACTTGAAGATTGCTCCAGAGCATACTGAAAAAGGCCCTCTGGATCTGATGATGAAACCGGGCATGGGCACTTACGATCGTTTCAAAGAGATGTTCGAGAAGTACAGCGCTGAAGCCGGTAAGAAACAGTATCTAATTCCTTACTTCATCTCGGCTCACCCGGGCACAGAAGATGAAGACATGCTTAACCTTGCGTTGTGGCTGAAAAAGCACAACTACGAGTGTGACCAAGTACAGAACTTCTACCCATCGCCAATGTGTAATGCAACGTCGATGTACTACTCAGAGACTAACCCTCTGAAGCGTGTGAAATATAAAAAACGTGAAGATGTGCCTGTGCCTAAAGGTGACCGTCAACGTCGTCTGCATAAAGCATTGCTTCGTTACCACGATCCAGAGAACTGGAAGATCATCCGCGAAGCGCTAATCGATATGGGTAAGAAGCACCTTATCGGTGACAAGCCGGGCTGTTTGATTCCGGAAGAAGACTTTGATACGCAAACACCGGCACAACGTCGTAAATCTGGTCGTCACGGCTCACAACGTTTTGCAACTAAGCACAGTAAAGCTCAACCGGGTCTTGGCGGCGAAAGCCCACGTAACCATTCTAAGCCTGGTGGCAATAAGCCTAAACCGGGTGGTAAGAAGCCAACAGGTAGCCAAAACAACGGCAATCAGGGCAACGGAAAACAGAACGGTAATGATAATAAACCAGCGACTGGCTTCATCAAAAAAGCCCCTGGTAGCCAGCAATCGCAAGGCAATAGCAGCGGAAATAGCAAGCCAAACCGCAGTAAAGCGGGCAATGGTCAAGGTGGTAAACCTGCGAGTAACGGCAAGAATCGCCAACGCGCAACACAGCGTTAA